In Sphingomonas sp. SORGH_AS_0950, the following are encoded in one genomic region:
- a CDS encoding YbaB/EbfC family nucleoid-associated protein, producing the protein MKNLDEILAMAQNVQNELEKAQANLDTIEVEGVSGGGLVKVKASAKGRIIGITIDDSLMQPSEKGMLEDLLAAAINDARTKADAASGSEMSKMTSGLSLPPGFKLPF; encoded by the coding sequence GTGAAGAATCTCGACGAAATCCTGGCGATGGCCCAGAACGTCCAGAACGAACTGGAAAAGGCGCAGGCCAATCTCGACACGATCGAGGTCGAAGGCGTCTCGGGCGGCGGTCTGGTGAAGGTCAAGGCGTCGGCCAAGGGGCGGATCATCGGCATCACCATCGACGATTCGCTGATGCAGCCGTCGGAAAAGGGCATGCTGGAGGATTTGCTGGCCGCCGCGATCAACGACGCGCGGACCAAGGCGGATGCCGCTTCGGGCAGCGAAATGTCCAAGATGACCAGCGGCCTGTCGCTGCCGCCGGGCTTCAAGCTG